From Plasmodium brasilianum strain Bolivian I chromosome 3, whole genome shotgun sequence, the proteins below share one genomic window:
- a CDS encoding STP1 protein yields the protein MYTCYRNFTSIAFSRSKREVLNSWAKSHNVVAKINYIINKTSSLNRSDIKKEDFRNKFLHMVNFLIIQKNIHPNIFSKGRWEALLREFLKDENSHKCNNDPKCINNFKEYNACIINTREVFFQNRIFKKSQAITQKIDFPRDEICDVFKDKTFHELVNADFVKYPYFQVMYGQETCTKDVRKQNSIPGSHTKKYRAAVEEKSRSFDKCELDLATQSEATKHQTPNIQSEDNYLKQNLLLQVLKHLKTSQGTIKS from the exons ATGTACACTTGTTATAGGAATTTTACATCCATAGca TTCTCAAGGAGTAAACGTGAAGTATTAAACAGTTGGGCTAAGTCTCACAATGTAGTAgctaaaataaattatatcataaataaaaCTAGTTCCTTAAATAGAagtgatattaaaaaagaagattttAGGAATAAATTCTTACATATGGTGAATTTTCTAATTATACAAAAGAATATACatccaaatattttttcaaaggGGAGGTGGGAAGCACTACTTAGAGAATTTTTAA AAGATGAAAATTCACATAAATGTAACAATGATcctaaatgtataaataactttaaagaatataatgcgtgtattataaatacaagagaagttttttttcaaaacagAATATTTAAGAAATCCCAAGCAATAACACAAAAAATCGATTTTCCGAGAGACGAAATATGCGACGTATTCAAGGATAAAACTTTTCATGAACTCGTAAATGCAGATTTTGTTAAATATCCTTATTTTCAAGTTATGTATGGACAAGAAACTTGTACAAAAGATGTACGAAAACAGAATTCAATACCAGGTTCACATACAAAGAAATATAGAGCTGCTGTCGAAGAGAAATCTCGATCTTTTGATAAATGTGAACTTGATCTAGCAACACAATCAGAAGCTACGAAACATCAAACACCAAATATTCAATCTGAAGATAATTacttaaaacaaaatttattattgcaAGTTCTTAAACATTTGAAAACTTCACAAGGAACAATAAAATCATAA
- a CDS encoding STP1 protein, whose translation MDCQKNCKIFLYEFEIEETKNDIPLINMKELEYKECYKELCKYVNLSRESEITKNITNVNRDVSRNKKNAYHVE comes from the exons ATGGATTGTCAAAAGAAttgcaaaatatttttatatgagtTCGAAATTGAAGAAACTAAAAATGATATTccattaataaatatgaaagaattggaatataaagaatgctataaagaattatgtaaatat GTGAATTTATCGAGAGAATcagaaattacaaaaaatataactaatgTTAACCGAGATGTTTCGAGAAATAAGAAGAATGCTTATCATGTAGAATAA